A window from Terriglobales bacterium encodes these proteins:
- a CDS encoding inositol monophosphatase family protein — protein sequence MSVRHPDYISTASDIARRAGALLLEYSARGVKTEYKGSGTVDVVTEADRASEKLIVESLRAAFPNHGIVGEEGSRSQSAGEYIWYVDPLDGTTNFAHGFPVFCVSLGLAQHNEVIAGVVFDPTRNELFAAERGSGATLNGKKIRVSEVAALGESLLGTGFPSKKRHLNPNIYFYHQLTMKTHGIRRAGSAALDLSCVASGRYDGYWEFNLNPWDTSAGVLLVEEAGGRLTHVDGSKFDVAASRDVLATNGLIHQELKSEMHAVMQGRGLEPLPNLIEFAKSRA from the coding sequence GTGAGCGTTCGACATCCCGACTACATCTCCACGGCCTCAGACATTGCGCGACGCGCGGGCGCTTTGCTGCTGGAGTATTCCGCACGAGGCGTGAAGACGGAGTACAAGGGCTCGGGCACCGTCGACGTTGTCACCGAAGCGGACCGCGCCTCCGAGAAGCTGATCGTCGAGAGCCTTCGTGCAGCGTTTCCCAATCACGGAATCGTCGGTGAAGAAGGATCGCGCTCGCAAAGCGCAGGCGAGTATATCTGGTATGTCGATCCGCTCGACGGGACAACCAACTTCGCGCACGGATTTCCGGTCTTCTGCGTTTCCCTGGGACTGGCGCAGCATAACGAAGTAATTGCGGGAGTAGTCTTCGATCCCACGCGCAACGAACTTTTCGCAGCCGAGCGTGGCAGCGGTGCGACATTAAATGGCAAGAAGATTCGCGTGTCTGAGGTTGCGGCACTCGGCGAAAGCCTGCTCGGCACCGGGTTCCCCAGCAAGAAACGGCACCTCAATCCGAACATTTACTTCTATCACCAGCTCACCATGAAGACGCATGGCATCCGCCGCGCGGGCTCGGCTGCGCTCGATCTTTCGTGTGTTGCTTCGGGACGCTACGATGGATATTGGGAGTTCAACCTGAATCCATGGGACACTTCAGCCGGTGTGTTACTCGTTGAAGAGGCGGGCGGCAGGCTCACACACGTGGATGGAAGCAAATTCGACGTCGCCGCCAGCCGCGATGTGCTCGCGACCAACGGCCTCATCCATCAAGAGCTCAAAAGCGAGATGCACGCGGTGATGCAGGGCCGCGGCCTCGAGCCATTGCCGAATTTGATAGAGTTCGCGAAAAGCCGAGCTTAG
- a CDS encoding GAF domain-containing protein: protein MDQLNLNPALDFLHDLGTRIAAADPLHEVLDEIVEFVADLVSCDSCFIFVLEGEDLVLRASKNPHPEVLDRLKMQIGQGIAGWVAEHREPVVIPERASHDSRFKTLTELPEDSYEAILSVPIVSRGRVVSVMNVQNRDPRVFTPREVKAVSTIGHLVGAAIEMARLENEVTQLSDKLATRKVVERAKGVMQRELSITEEEAYAIIQKQARQRRKSMKEISEAILLADELKKGPSRPVS from the coding sequence ATGGATCAGTTAAACCTTAATCCCGCTCTTGATTTTCTTCATGATCTCGGCACTCGTATCGCCGCGGCAGATCCATTGCACGAGGTGCTGGACGAGATCGTCGAGTTTGTTGCCGACCTGGTAAGTTGCGACTCCTGTTTCATTTTCGTTCTTGAGGGTGAAGACCTCGTGCTTCGCGCCTCGAAGAACCCTCATCCGGAAGTTCTCGACCGGCTCAAGATGCAAATCGGTCAGGGCATCGCCGGATGGGTCGCGGAGCATCGCGAACCCGTGGTCATTCCCGAAAGGGCTTCGCATGATTCCAGATTCAAGACTTTGACTGAACTTCCCGAAGACAGCTACGAGGCGATCCTCTCCGTGCCGATCGTCTCGCGTGGCCGTGTGGTCAGCGTGATGAATGTGCAAAATCGCGATCCTCGCGTTTTCACGCCCCGCGAAGTGAAGGCGGTTTCGACGATCGGTCACCTGGTTGGCGCAGCCATCGAAATGGCGCGGCTGGAGAACGAAGTTACACAACTCTCCGACAAGCTCGCCACGCGCAAGGTGGTAGAGCGCGCGAAAGGCGTGATGCAGCGCGAACTGTCAATCACTGAAGAAGAAGCCTACGCCATCATTCAGAAGCAGGCGCGGCAACGCCGGAAGTCGATGAAAGAAATCAGCGAAGCCATCCTGCTGGCTGACGAGTTGAAGAAGGGACCCTCCCGCCCTGTCTCCTGA
- a CDS encoding RNA chaperone Hfq, translating to MSFRSDAASALQKKSKNTPPEETGMEASYLKALGEKQTPVTVKLMGGESVRGWIEYYDANMIRLTREHSPNLFIYKHEIVYIAEDTGRRGRL from the coding sequence ATGAGTTTCCGTAGCGACGCAGCTTCAGCCTTACAGAAAAAATCGAAGAACACTCCTCCCGAAGAGACGGGTATGGAGGCCTCCTATCTGAAGGCGCTCGGGGAGAAGCAGACCCCAGTCACCGTCAAGCTAATGGGCGGAGAGTCTGTGCGCGGCTGGATCGAGTATTACGATGCCAACATGATTCGGCTGACTCGGGAGCATTCCCCGAATCTATTCATCTATAAGCACGAGATCGTCTACATCGCTGAGGACACCGGACGCCGAGGGCGTCTGTGA